In one window of Spodoptera frugiperda isolate SF20-4 chromosome 11, AGI-APGP_CSIRO_Sfru_2.0, whole genome shotgun sequence DNA:
- the LOC118274689 gene encoding uncharacterized protein LOC118274689 isoform X18, protein MAPPPEYDKEPKAPDKSATNISTEDSKLLHNLVNDQHTNSDHKPTNTAAAVEVENNKHVETLDDGQLRALLDEAITYKCPKDREGKSSLFKELLEEVEQDEQACEAAARTLGARGAGARRGARGRRALPHSNSLQDLVAALAAEPAPRRHHVRHHAPAPAHNVSARAIHGGSLPSGVDTSSLLSEEPARGAGYLATVRCVNPPPLAERRVSASDANTPAEMELLNRNKPMFPMTYTARATLEIGSGSVCSGRAVTTTTASNQVDSAISFSCITTPEVVSSCNTTSSTAQSAVAVDPKPRSVISSSFNGLPLSRPNYGATANSAPEEYKKSLDENGNSVQGFSSPLSGSSQHKKPRRKKSSKNETVIDCQQIDGYQGDKDVNELLRFIESNADNGRGPKLGRVKHKDDSDDKSGKKRSTERRKDKENKIKRATSMEELSRTKIEDLTDATESPLRSDKKERRSDVPNKAERRSWGDDARDSILYNDHPTDSPVAAAELTDFQTVTKKRKPRRRTDEPEPAPRRTRPPSPRPRRESAPPSDRSNDSNDDMDSVHSLPSATPAPPAAPPPTQASYADIARTRHNIPDLIESCNFYGDGAAPPATAPADADGYPALDARQAARRRDKAPPLRRKERAAPPADSAAAEAPAPDVVADRRPAVILLDSGARPRDMDGVTFGFELNEQLLGGGARRPRCELALGALARPRCDLVRDAADAVAVRAGLSALRYVPPATAPDAAALLQIVDYVGAAWDDVLRCGAGKVRYYSE, encoded by the exons ATGGCTCCTCCGCCGGAGTATGATAAGGAACCCAAAGCCCCGGACAAAAGTGCCACAAATATTTCCACTGAAGATTCGAAACTTCTACATAATCTAGTAAATGACCAGCACACAAATTCAGACCACAAACCAACAAATACGGCAGCAGCCGTTGAAGTTGAG AACAACAAACATGTAGAGACTTTAGACGACGGACAATTGCGAGCGCTGTTGGACGAGGCTATCACATACAAGTGTCCCAAAGACCGAGAGGGTAAAAGCAGTCTATTTAAG GAGTTGCTGGAGGAGGTGGAGCAGGACGAGCAGGCGTGCGAGGCGGCGGCGCGGACGCTGGGGGCgcgcggggcgggggcgcggcgcggggcgcggggccgGCGCGCGCTGCCGCACTCCAACTCGCTGCAGGACCTGGTGGCGGCGCTGGCGGCCgagcccgcgccgcgccgccacCACGTGCGCCACcacgcgcccgcgcccgcgcacaACGTCTCCGCGCGCGCCATACACGGCGGCAGCCTGCCCTCCGGGGTCGACACCT CGTCATTGCTGAGCGAGGAGCCAGCTCGTGGCGCCGGGTACCTGGCCACGGTGCGCTGCGTCAACCCGCCGCCGCTGGCCGAGAGGCGAGTCTCCGCTAGCGACGCCAACACGCCCGCTGAAATGGAACTACTCAACAG AAATAAGCCGATGTTCCCGATGACGTACACGGCGCGCGCCACGCTGGAGATAGGCAGCGGCAGCGTGTGCTCGGGCCGCGCGGTCACCACCACCACGGCCTCCAACCAG GTCGATTCCGCTATTTCGTTTAGTTGCATCACAACTCCAGAGGTTGTGTCCAGTTGCAACACGACGTCATCCACGGCGCAGTCAGCGGTCGCCGTCGATCCTAAG CCTCGCAGCGTCATCTCCAGCAGCTTCAACGGACTGCCACTGTCACGACCCAACTACGGCGCCACTGCCAACTCCGCTCCAGAAGAGTACAAG aaGTCACTAGATGAAAACGGCAACTCAGTACAAGGATTCAGTTCACCTCTTTCGGGATCTAGTCAACACAAAAAGCCTAGGAGGAAAAAGTCTTCAAAGAATGAGACCGTTATCGACTGCCAACAGATTGACGGCTACCAAGGCGATAAGGATGTAAACGAGCTCTTGCGGTTTATAGAATCGAACGCAGACAATGGTCGCGGTCCTAAACTAGGACGGGTCAAGCACAAGGATGACTCCGACGACAAGAGTGGCAAGAAACGCTCCACTGAGCGACGcaaagataaagaaaataaaatcaaacgagCTACCTCTATGGAGGAACTATCTCGCACTAAGATAGAAGACCTCACCGACGCGACCGAGTCCCCACTGCGCAGCGACAAGAAGGAGCGCCGCAGCGACGTACCCAACAAGGCCGAGCGGCGCTCCTGGGGAGACGACGCGCGCGACTCCATCCTCTACAACGACCACCCCACTGACAGCCCCGTCGCCGCCGCAGAGCTCACCGACTTCCAGACCGTCACCAAGAAGCGCAAACCGCGCCGTCGCACCGACGAACCAGAACCCGCACCGCGACGCACGCGCCCCCCttcgccgcgcccccgccgcgaGTCCGCGCCCCCCTCTGACCGCAGCAACGACTCCAACGACGACATGGACTCCGTGCACTCTCTGCCCAGCGCCacgcccgcgccccccgccgcgcccccgcccacCCAGGCCTCCTACGCCGACATAGCGCGCACGCGGCACAACATCCCAGACCTTATCGAGTCCTGTAACTTCTACGGCGATGGCGCAGCGCCGCCTGCTACCGCTCCCGCCGACGCTGACGGGTATCCCGCGCTGGACGCCCGCCAGGCGGCCCGGCGCCGCGACAAGGCGCCCCCGCTGCGACGCAAGGAGCGCGCCGCGCCACCGGCCGACAGCGCCGCGGCCGAGGCGCCGGCCCCCGACGTGGTGGCGGATCGGCGCCCCGCCGTCATCCTGCTGGACTCGGGCGCGCGGCCGCGCGACATGGACGGCGTCACGTTCGGGTTCGAGCTCAACGAGCAGCTGctgggcggcggcgcgcggcggccgcGCTGCGAGCTGGCGCTGGGCGCGCTGGCGCGGCCGCGCTGCGACCTGGTGCGCGACGCGGCGGACGCGGTGGCGGTGCGCGCGGGGCTGAGCGCGCTGCGCTACGTGCCGCCGGCGACGGCGCCGGACGCGGCGGCGCTGCTGCAGATCGTGGACTACGTGGGCGCGGCGTGGGACGACGTGCTGCGCTGCGGCGCCGGCAAGGTGCGCTACTACAGCGAGTAG
- the LOC118274689 gene encoding uncharacterized protein LOC118274689 isoform X13, translating into MAPPPEYDKEPKAPDKSATNISTEDSKLLHNLVNDQHTNSDHKPTNTAAAVEVENNKHVETLDDGQLRALLDEAITYKCPKDREGKSSLFKELLEEVEQDEQACEAAARTLGARGAGARRGARGRRALPHSNSLQDLVAALAAEPAPRRHHVRHHAPAPAHNVSARAIHGGSLPSGVDTSSLLSEEPARGAGYLATVRCVNPPPLAERRVSASDANTPAEMELLNRRNKPMFPMTYTARATLEIGSGSVCSGRAVTTTTASNQVDSAISFSCITTPEVVSSCNTTSSTAQSAVAVDPKPRSVISSSFNGLPLSRPNYGATANSAPEEYKKSLDENGNSVQGFSSPLSGSSQHKKPRRKKSSKNETVIDCQQIDGYQGDKDVNELLRFIESNADNGRGPKLGRVKHKDDSDDKSGKKRSTERRKDKENKIKRATSMEELSRTKIEDLTDATESPLRSDKKERRSDVPNKAERRSWGDDARDSILYNDHPTDSPVAAAELTDFQTVTKKRKPRRRTDEPEPAPRRTRPPSPRPRRESAPPSDRSNDSNDDMDSVHSLPSATPAPPAAPPPTQASYADIARTRHNIPDLIESCNFYGDGAAPPATAPADADGYPALDARQAARRRDKAPPLRRKERAAPPADSAAAEAPAPDVVADRRPAVILLDSGARPRDMDGVTFGFELNEQLLGGGARRPRCELALGALARPRCDLVRDAADAVAVRAGLSALRYVPPATAPDAAALLQIVDYVGAAWDDVLRCGAGKVRYYSE; encoded by the exons ATGGCTCCTCCGCCGGAGTATGATAAGGAACCCAAAGCCCCGGACAAAAGTGCCACAAATATTTCCACTGAAGATTCGAAACTTCTACATAATCTAGTAAATGACCAGCACACAAATTCAGACCACAAACCAACAAATACGGCAGCAGCCGTTGAAGTTGAG AACAACAAACATGTAGAGACTTTAGACGACGGACAATTGCGAGCGCTGTTGGACGAGGCTATCACATACAAGTGTCCCAAAGACCGAGAGGGTAAAAGCAGTCTATTTAAG GAGTTGCTGGAGGAGGTGGAGCAGGACGAGCAGGCGTGCGAGGCGGCGGCGCGGACGCTGGGGGCgcgcggggcgggggcgcggcgcggggcgcggggccgGCGCGCGCTGCCGCACTCCAACTCGCTGCAGGACCTGGTGGCGGCGCTGGCGGCCgagcccgcgccgcgccgccacCACGTGCGCCACcacgcgcccgcgcccgcgcacaACGTCTCCGCGCGCGCCATACACGGCGGCAGCCTGCCCTCCGGGGTCGACACCT CGTCATTGCTGAGCGAGGAGCCAGCTCGTGGCGCCGGGTACCTGGCCACGGTGCGCTGCGTCAACCCGCCGCCGCTGGCCGAGAGGCGAGTCTCCGCTAGCGACGCCAACACGCCCGCTGAAATGGAACTACTCAACAG AAGAAATAAGCCGATGTTCCCGATGACGTACACGGCGCGCGCCACGCTGGAGATAGGCAGCGGCAGCGTGTGCTCGGGCCGCGCGGTCACCACCACCACGGCCTCCAACCAG GTCGATTCCGCTATTTCGTTTAGTTGCATCACAACTCCAGAGGTTGTGTCCAGTTGCAACACGACGTCATCCACGGCGCAGTCAGCGGTCGCCGTCGATCCTAAG CCTCGCAGCGTCATCTCCAGCAGCTTCAACGGACTGCCACTGTCACGACCCAACTACGGCGCCACTGCCAACTCCGCTCCAGAAGAGTACAAG aaGTCACTAGATGAAAACGGCAACTCAGTACAAGGATTCAGTTCACCTCTTTCGGGATCTAGTCAACACAAAAAGCCTAGGAGGAAAAAGTCTTCAAAGAATGAGACCGTTATCGACTGCCAACAGATTGACGGCTACCAAGGCGATAAGGATGTAAACGAGCTCTTGCGGTTTATAGAATCGAACGCAGACAATGGTCGCGGTCCTAAACTAGGACGGGTCAAGCACAAGGATGACTCCGACGACAAGAGTGGCAAGAAACGCTCCACTGAGCGACGcaaagataaagaaaataaaatcaaacgagCTACCTCTATGGAGGAACTATCTCGCACTAAGATAGAAGACCTCACCGACGCGACCGAGTCCCCACTGCGCAGCGACAAGAAGGAGCGCCGCAGCGACGTACCCAACAAGGCCGAGCGGCGCTCCTGGGGAGACGACGCGCGCGACTCCATCCTCTACAACGACCACCCCACTGACAGCCCCGTCGCCGCCGCAGAGCTCACCGACTTCCAGACCGTCACCAAGAAGCGCAAACCGCGCCGTCGCACCGACGAACCAGAACCCGCACCGCGACGCACGCGCCCTCCttcgccgcgcccccgccgcgaGTCCGCGCCCCCCTCCGACCGCAGCAACGACTCCAACGACGACATGGACTCCGTGCACTCTCTGCCCAGCGCCacgcccgcgccccccgccgcgcccccgcccacCCAAGCCTCCTACGCCGACATAGCGCGCACGCGGCACAACATCCCAGACCTCATCGAGTCCTGTAACTTCTACGGCGATGGCGCAGCGCCGCCTGCTACCGCTCCCGCCGACGCTGACGGGTATCCCGCGCTGGACGCCCGCCAGGCGGCCCGGCGCCGCGACAAGGCGCCCCCGCTGCGACGCAAAGAGCGCGCCGCGCCACCGGCCGACAGCGCCGCGGCCGAG GCGCCGGCCCCCGACGTGGTGGCGGATCGGCGCCCCGCCGTCATCCTGCTGGACTCGGGCGCGCGGCCGCGCGACATGGACGGCGTCACGTTCGGGTTCGAGCTCAACGAGCAGCTGctgggcggcggcgcgcggcggccgcGCTGCGAGCTGGCGCTGGGCGCGCTGGCGCGGCCGCGCTGCGACCTGGTGCGCGACGCGGCGGACGCGGTGGCGGTGCGCGCGGGGCTGAGCGCGCTGCGCTACGTGCCGCCGGCGACGGCGCCGGACGCGGCGGCGCTGCTGCAGATCGTGGACTACGTGGGCGCGGCGTGGGACGACGTGCTGCGCTGCGGCGCCGGCAAGGTGCGCTACTACAGCGAGTAG
- the LOC118274689 gene encoding clumping factor B isoform X9, which translates to MNALRPQRQLDQGGGMHELPGLEARNVRPRGPVALCRHYGTEDQNPPTRPDKAVGDHIGNVTPKEKHTDNSQLWAENVDNWYKGLSTYTHPLYYTNEIQTEKQLVNTTMGIKTKQNNIETTSMESKFHSVNAGASHDNNCGDGGLKDDLEINVMSRVPEPNRLKESRGFRDVRRYDDGLNRVGNSKHDYDDCDIDLRKKYRKQVGDNLVVPTPSDLNPRNIRRMTIGQIALPQTPDTFYIDTDKNTTSINSIDMQESCNSIIEKEDTPPGDNQVDGPSGPSASPNNATDDTNADKSSQSLDQPANDCIPCDEVEDISWLTTPTLDSDNHSPGKDIELTEVKPKNLNIYSVENLNISNIEELDISNLENLTICDIEGSYEQFMLNQQVFLQSIEGDGNSITYISQDCKNENQIETLAVSEPVSCNTNKDTDTSVQTILSACPEPTCGEHDCQAGSHRKPQDEQNTSNDQIVLAQLPNNAYIFLTLPQPLTSHNNVNISVQPLQIENSKDVNPIVSKSNNKSNNTKKKKQKASGGTSEQAVSSDAKKSALDKNILKVLLFENLFNNNVNENISHTSEVPAITSKEVDSAISFSCITTPEVVSSCNTTSSTAQSAVAVDPKKSLDENGNSVQGFSSPLSGSSQHKKPRRKKSSKNETVIDCQQIDGYQGDKDVNELLRFIESNADNGRGPKLGRVKHKDDSDDKSGKKRSTERRKDKENKIKRATSMEELSRTKIEDLTDATESPLRSDKKERRSDVPNKAERRSWGDDARDSILYNDHPTDSPVAAAELTDFQTVTKKRKPRRRTDEPEPAPRRTRPPSPRPRRESAPPSDRSNDSNDDMDSVHSLPSATPAPPAAPPPTQASYADIARTRHNIPDLIESCNFYGDGAAPPATAPADADGYPALDARQAARRRDKAPPLRRKERAAPPADSAAAEAPAPDVVADRRPAVILLDSGARPRDMDGVTFGFELNEQLLGGGARRPRCELALGALARPRCDLVRDAADAVAVRAGLSALRYVPPATAPDAAALLQIVDYVGAAWDDVLRCGAGKVRYYSE; encoded by the exons ATGAACGCTTTGCGCCCTCAGAGGCAACTCGATCAGGGTGGTGGTATGCATGAGCTACCGGGACTGGAAGCACGCAACGTCAGACCGCGCGGCCCGGTCGCACTGTGCCGACACTACGGCACGGAAGACCAGAATCCTCCGACTCGGCCCGATAAGGCTGTCGGAGATCACATCGGAAACGTAACACCAAAAGAAAAGCACACAGACAATTCTCAACTGTGGGCCGAAAATGTCGACAACTGGTATAAAGGCTTGTCGACCTACACACACCCTCTATATTACACGAATGAAATTCAAACAGAGAAACAGCTTGTGAATACTACAATgggtattaaaactaaacagaaTAACATTGAGACTACGAGTATGGAAAGCAAGTTTCATTCAGTGAATGCAGGAGCAAGTCATGACAATAATTGTGGTGACGGCGGTCTAAAAGACGATTTAGAAATTAATGTTATGTCTCGTGTACCAGAGCCAAACAGACTGAAAGAATCTCGAGGTTTTAGAGATGTACGTCGTTATGACGATGGACTGAATAGGGTTGGAAACTCGAAACATGACTATGATGATTGTGATATAGATTTAAGGAAAAAGTATAGGAAACAAGTAGGAGATAACTTAGTAGTACCAACTCCGTCGGATTTAAATCCCAGGAACATTAGACGTATGACTATAGGGCAGATAGCTTTGCCACAAACTCCAGATACCTTTTATATAGATACAGATAAAAATACCACAAGTATTAATTCTATAGATATGCAGGAAAGTTGTAATAGTATTATTGAAAAAGAGGATACTCCGCCTGGAGATAACCAAGTGGATGGTCCTTCAGGTCCAAGTGCTAGTCCAAACAATGCCACTGATGATACAAATGCTGACAAGTCGAGCCAATCACTTGATCAGCCTGCTAACGATTGTATCCCGTGTGATGAAGTGGAGGATATATCTTGGCTAACAACTCCAACACTAGACAGTGATAATCATTCTCCAGGTAAAGATATAGAATTAACTGAAGTAAAGCCTAAAAATCTAAACATCTATAGTGTAGAAAATCTAAACATCAGTAATATAGAGGAACTAGATATTAGTAATTTAGAAAATCTAACCATCTGTGATATAGAGGGTTCATATGAACAGTTTATGTTAAACCAACAAGTATTTCTGCAAAGTATAGAGGGTGACGGCAACAGTATTACGTATATATCCCAAGACTGTAAAAATGAGAACCAAATTGAAACTTTAGCTGTATCTGAACCTGTATCGTGTAATACCAATAAAGATACAGACACGAGCGTTCAGACGATATTGTCTGCGTGCCCGGAGCCGACGTGCGGGGAGCATGACTGCCAGGCCGGCAGTCACCGCAAGCCTCAGGATGAGCAAAACACATCGAACGACCAGATCGTCTTAGCCCAGCTTCCTAACaatgcttatatttttttaacattacctCAGCCTTTAACTTCacataataatgttaacatttctGTCCAGCCACTTCAAATAGAAAATAGTAAAGATGTTAATCCTATTGTTTCTAAAAGTAATAACAAATCCAACAATACTaagaagaaaaaacaaaaagcttCTGGCGGCACCTCAGAACAAGCCGTCAGTAGCGATGCGAAGAAAAGTGCACTAGATAAAAATATCCTTAAAGTACTACTGTTTGAAAATCTCTTTAATAACAAcgttaatgaaaatatatcgCACACTTCCGAGGTGCCTGCTATCACCAGTAAAGAG GTCGATTCCGCTATTTCGTTTAGTTGCATCACAACTCCAGAGGTTGTGTCCAGTTGCAACACGACGTCATCCACGGCGCAGTCAGCGGTCGCCGTCGATCCTAAG aaGTCACTAGATGAAAACGGCAACTCAGTACAAGGATTCAGTTCACCTCTTTCGGGATCTAGTCAACACAAAAAGCCTAGGAGGAAAAAGTCTTCAAAGAATGAGACCGTTATCGACTGCCAACAGATTGACGGCTACCAAGGCGATAAGGATGTAAACGAGCTCTTGCGGTTTATAGAATCGAACGCAGACAATGGTCGCGGTCCTAAACTAGGACGGGTCAAGCACAAGGATGACTCCGACGACAAGAGTGGCAAGAAACGCTCCACTGAGCGACGcaaagataaagaaaataaaatcaaacgagCTACCTCTATGGAGGAACTATCTCGCACTAAGATAGAAGACCTCACCGACGCGACCGAGTCCCCACTGCGCAGCGACAAGAAGGAGCGCCGCAGCGACGTACCCAACAAGGCCGAGCGGCGCTCCTGGGGAGACGACGCGCGCGACTCCATCCTCTACAACGACCACCCCACTGACAGCCCCGTCGCCGCCGCAGAGCTCACCGACTTCCAGACCGTCACCAAGAAGCGCAAACCGCGCCGTCGCACCGACGAACCAGAACCCGCACCGCGACGCACGCGCCCCCCttcgccgcgcccccgccgcgaGTCCGCGCCCCCCTCTGACCGCAGCAACGACTCCAACGACGACATGGACTCCGTGCACTCTCTGCCCAGCGCCacgcccgcgccccccgccgcgcccccgcccacCCAGGCCTCCTACGCCGACATAGCGCGCACGCGGCACAACATCCCAGACCTTATCGAGTCCTGTAACTTCTACGGCGATGGCGCAGCGCCGCCTGCTACCGCTCCCGCCGACGCTGACGGGTATCCCGCGCTGGACGCCCGCCAGGCGGCCCGGCGCCGCGACAAGGCGCCCCCGCTGCGACGCAAGGAGCGCGCCGCGCCACCGGCCGACAGCGCCGCGGCCGAGGCGCCGGCCCCCGACGTGGTGGCGGATCGGCGCCCCGCCGTCATCCTGCTGGACTCGGGCGCGCGGCCGCGCGACATGGACGGCGTCACGTTCGGGTTCGAGCTCAACGAGCAGCTGctgggcggcggcgcgcggcggccgcGCTGCGAGCTGGCGCTGGGCGCGCTGGCGCGGCCGCGCTGCGACCTGGTGCGCGACGCGGCGGACGCGGTGGCGGTGCGCGCGGGGCTGAGCGCGCTGCGCTACGTGCCGCCGGCGACGGCGCCGGACGCGGCGGCGCTGCTGCAGATCGTGGACTACGTGGGCGCGGCGTGGGACGACGTGCTGCGCTGCGGCGCCGGCAAGGTGCGCTACTACAGCGAGTAG